From Marivirga harenae, one genomic window encodes:
- the atpG gene encoding ATP synthase F1 subunit gamma: MANLKEVKNRISSVVSTQQITKAMKMVAAAKLKRAQDRITMMRPYSQKLSAILQNVSGSGEDMNNPYAKERTVEKVLLILVTSDKGLCGAFNSTVTRRVKSLMEGEYKSIAENGNLHFMTIGKKAADFLKRNKLPNNADYIDLFNRLNFEDVSEAAQFVMDEFEKGTYDKVEIIYNEFKNAATQVLNQEQFLPIARAENEGEADTDHAYSYEPSRDYIEKELIPTSLKTQLFKALLDSNASEHGARMTAMDKATENAGELLKELRLTYNRTRQAAITTEILEITAGAEALAAD, encoded by the coding sequence ATGGCAAATCTGAAGGAAGTAAAAAATAGGATTAGTTCAGTTGTTTCAACACAACAAATAACCAAAGCCATGAAAATGGTGGCTGCAGCGAAGTTGAAGCGTGCGCAGGATAGAATCACGATGATGCGTCCTTATTCCCAAAAACTATCTGCTATTCTACAGAACGTAAGTGGCAGTGGGGAAGATATGAACAATCCTTATGCTAAAGAAAGGACTGTAGAGAAGGTTTTATTGATTTTGGTAACTTCTGATAAAGGTCTTTGCGGAGCTTTTAATAGTACAGTCACACGTAGGGTTAAAAGCTTAATGGAAGGTGAATACAAGTCAATTGCGGAAAATGGTAATTTGCATTTTATGACAATTGGTAAAAAGGCCGCAGACTTTCTAAAGAGAAATAAGCTTCCCAATAATGCTGATTACATTGACCTATTTAATAGATTGAATTTTGAAGATGTCAGTGAAGCAGCACAATTTGTAATGGATGAATTTGAGAAGGGGACTTATGATAAAGTTGAAATCATTTACAATGAGTTCAAAAATGCTGCTACTCAAGTACTGAATCAGGAACAGTTTCTTCCAATTGCTAGAGCAGAAAATGAAGGAGAAGCTGATACAGATCACGCGTATTCATACGAGCCTTCTAGAGATTATATAGAAAAGGAATTAATTCCAACGTCATTAAAGACGCAATTATTTAAAGCGCTTTTAGATTCAAACGCATCAGAGCACGGAGCACGAATGACAGCTATGGACAAGGCGACAGAAAATGCAGGTGAATTGTTGAAAGAATTAAGATTGACTTATAATAGAACTAGACAGGCAGCTATTACAACAGAGATATTAGAAATCACAGCTGGAGCAGAAGCATTAGCTGCTGACTAA
- a CDS encoding class I SAM-dependent methyltransferase, translated as MFHITNDRYYFKCPNCGGIFLSQLFLPNEARELDRYEAHNNNVRDTHYRQFVSPITEAIIAYFNKQHIGLDFGAGPGPVITTVLRENGYQVESYDPFFDNRPEVLNIAYDYVACCEVAEHFHQPYLEFEQLKSLLKPGGKLFIMTDLYKEKINFDNWYYKDDLTHVFFYQKQTFKWIQDSLGFHDLEIKGRLITFSRSSNS; from the coding sequence ATGTTTCACATCACAAATGATAGATATTATTTCAAATGCCCAAATTGTGGTGGAATATTTTTATCTCAGTTATTTCTACCTAATGAAGCAAGAGAACTAGATCGTTATGAAGCCCACAACAATAATGTGAGAGATACTCATTATCGTCAATTCGTTTCTCCTATTACGGAAGCGATAATTGCTTATTTTAACAAACAACACATAGGATTAGATTTTGGTGCCGGTCCGGGTCCTGTGATCACCACTGTTTTACGAGAAAACGGATATCAAGTGGAATCATACGATCCCTTTTTTGACAATAGACCGGAAGTTCTCAACATAGCCTATGATTACGTAGCTTGCTGTGAAGTAGCTGAGCACTTTCATCAACCGTACTTGGAGTTTGAACAGCTGAAGTCTCTGCTGAAGCCTGGTGGTAAACTATTTATTATGACTGACCTTTACAAAGAAAAAATCAATTTTGACAACTGGTACTATAAAGATGATCTGACACATGTGTTTTTCTACCAAAAACAGACTTTTAAATGGATTCAAGACTCGCTCGGGTTTCACGACTTAGAAATAAAAGGCAGGCTTATTACCTTCAGTAGATCATCAAATTCCTGA
- a CDS encoding CBS domain-containing protein: MVKSYQGAFIKKESKQQEQKSVSVADYMARNLITFNQHQTIYEAMDILMKKKISGGPVVDEENNLIGVISEGDCLKEIVKGKYNNSPKLPGLVKDYMATNIIHIDPDTNIFEAANMFLRMRFRRFPVLKEGKLVGQISQRDIMRAVRDSQEVNWKH, from the coding sequence ATGGTCAAGAGCTATCAAGGAGCATTCATCAAAAAAGAATCGAAGCAACAAGAACAAAAAAGCGTCTCAGTTGCCGATTACATGGCTAGAAATCTTATCACTTTCAATCAGCATCAAACAATTTACGAAGCCATGGATATTTTGATGAAAAAGAAAATATCTGGTGGACCGGTTGTAGACGAGGAAAACAATTTAATAGGTGTGATTTCAGAAGGTGATTGCCTAAAAGAAATTGTTAAAGGCAAATACAATAATTCACCAAAACTACCTGGCTTAGTAAAAGATTATATGGCTACTAATATTATTCACATTGATCCCGACACGAATATTTTCGAGGCAGCCAATATGTTTCTTAGGATGCGGTTTAGAAGATTCCCTGTTTTAAAAGAGGGGAAATTAGTTGGACAAATAAGCCAACGCGATATAATGAGGGCAGTACGAGACAGTCAAGAAGTGAACTGGAAGCATTAA